A window of the Desulfovermiculus halophilus DSM 18834 genome harbors these coding sequences:
- a CDS encoding LbtU family siderophore porin, with protein sequence MNKIFHTLIWTAALGMVAGPTMAQDMSNNELMQELKKTQNRLQKLEQELRDRQDSSPSQVEESPRDLQGISERIRKVEDKLQDTPLLGGLSDRLSISGVIEAEAGYEDTDYDDPSKEDEDSSDITLATVELGIDADISKYVSGHVLLLWEEDDTEPVDLDEGYITLDGADKLPMYANIGKLYVPFGNFGTHFISDPLTLELGETRESAVQAGWGNDYFDISAAVFNGDVDESGEDNHVESYVANAAVSLPENTLPGLNISFGGSYISNIADSDGLEGEVSGDLADYVPGLGAFLSLSYEERIFLEAEYVGALDNFEAGELGFDAGQHMEPQTWNFELAFAPAERWTLAARYEGGDDLGDFLPETQYGAAVSYSLFENTALAVEYLHGEFENDDEQDRITTQLAVEF encoded by the coding sequence ATGAACAAAATTTTTCATACCCTGATCTGGACAGCAGCCTTGGGCATGGTGGCTGGGCCGACCATGGCCCAGGACATGTCCAACAACGAGCTGATGCAGGAGCTGAAAAAGACCCAGAACAGGCTGCAGAAGCTGGAGCAGGAGCTGCGGGATAGACAAGATTCTTCTCCTTCACAGGTCGAAGAGAGCCCCCGCGACCTGCAGGGCATTTCCGAGCGAATACGCAAGGTGGAGGACAAGCTCCAGGACACCCCCCTACTGGGCGGGCTGTCCGATCGCCTGAGCATCAGCGGAGTTATTGAGGCTGAGGCCGGCTATGAAGACACGGACTATGACGATCCAAGCAAAGAGGATGAAGACTCCAGCGATATCACCCTGGCCACAGTGGAACTGGGAATTGACGCCGATATTTCCAAGTACGTCAGCGGACATGTCCTCTTGCTGTGGGAAGAGGACGACACCGAGCCGGTGGATCTGGATGAGGGCTACATCACCCTGGACGGTGCGGACAAGCTGCCCATGTACGCCAATATCGGAAAGCTCTACGTCCCCTTTGGCAACTTTGGCACCCATTTCATCAGCGATCCCCTGACCCTGGAGCTGGGGGAAACTCGGGAAAGCGCGGTGCAGGCCGGCTGGGGCAACGATTATTTCGATATCAGTGCTGCTGTGTTCAACGGGGATGTGGATGAATCTGGAGAGGACAACCATGTGGAAAGCTATGTGGCCAATGCGGCGGTTAGCCTGCCGGAAAACACCCTCCCCGGTCTGAATATCAGCTTTGGAGGGTCCTACATCTCCAACATCGCGGACAGCGACGGCCTGGAGGGCGAGGTCTCAGGAGATCTCGCGGATTATGTCCCCGGCCTGGGAGCCTTCCTGAGCTTGTCGTATGAGGAACGCATTTTTCTGGAAGCAGAATACGTCGGGGCCCTGGACAATTTTGAAGCCGGCGAGCTTGGTTTTGATGCGGGACAGCACATGGAGCCCCAGACCTGGAACTTTGAACTGGCCTTTGCCCCTGCAGAGAGATGGACTCTGGCCGCCCGCTACGAAGGCGGGGACGACCTGGGCGATTTTCTGCCCGAGACCCAGTACGGGGCGGCGGTCAGCTACAGCCTGTTTGAAAACACAGCCCTGGCTGTGGAGTATCTGCATGGGGAGTTTGAAAACGACGACGAGCAGGATCGGATAACCACCCAGCTGGCGGTGGAGTTCTAG
- a CDS encoding DUF4198 domain-containing protein, protein MKKLFTCTAVLGVLFWMSLPVQAHFQTIYTPESALERGGAIELKIFFTHPFKAGHTMDMHKPEEFFVLRKGRKTDLMDSLKPITWTSLDNSGKAYEASYRLRGMGDNVFCLTPAPYYEGEEDSYIQQITKVVVNTAGFPTDWDSEIGLPTEIVPLDKPYALWTGNVFRGVVKSDGKPVPHAEIEVEYLNHEPLMDQNAFAQEAEVEAPQDAFVTQTIKANVNGEFTYALPEEGWWGFCALGTGPDTEYKGKALSQDAVIWVQARDME, encoded by the coding sequence ATGAAAAAGCTGTTCACGTGCACCGCAGTCCTGGGAGTTCTGTTCTGGATGAGCCTGCCGGTTCAGGCCCATTTTCAGACCATCTACACCCCCGAGTCTGCTCTGGAGCGGGGAGGGGCCATTGAGCTTAAAATCTTCTTTACCCACCCCTTTAAAGCCGGGCATACCATGGATATGCACAAGCCTGAAGAGTTCTTTGTCCTCCGCAAGGGACGAAAAACTGACTTGATGGACTCCCTCAAACCCATCACCTGGACCAGCCTGGACAACAGCGGCAAGGCCTATGAAGCCAGCTACCGCTTGCGGGGCATGGGGGACAATGTCTTTTGCCTCACCCCTGCACCGTATTACGAAGGCGAGGAAGACAGTTACATCCAGCAGATCACCAAGGTGGTAGTCAATACGGCCGGCTTTCCCACGGACTGGGATTCGGAGATCGGCTTGCCCACCGAGATTGTACCCCTGGACAAGCCCTACGCCCTGTGGACCGGCAATGTCTTTCGCGGCGTGGTCAAAAGCGACGGCAAGCCGGTGCCTCATGCCGAGATCGAGGTTGAGTACTTAAATCATGAACCGCTGATGGACCAAAACGCTTTTGCCCAGGAAGCCGAGGTCGAGGCGCCTCAAGACGCCTTTGTGACCCAGACCATCAAGGCTAATGTGAACGGGGAGTTTACCTACGCTCTTCCTGAGGAAGGCTGGTGGGGTTTCTGCGCCTTAGGCACAGGACCGGACACCGAATACAAAGGCAAGGCCCTGTCCCAGGATGCCGTGATCTGGGTCCAGGCCCGGGACATGGAATAA
- the feoB gene encoding ferrous iron transport protein B → MKSKPAVVALAGQPNCGKSTVFNMLTGARQHVANYPGVTVEKKTGIFTAHSQSYELVDLPGTYALTSYSLEERVTRDFLFSQEPDLAVGVVDASNLTRHLAFLLQVMEMGRPVLAVMNKMDVARRANIQLDLSALEDKLQVPVIPTVGSSGQGKQELQEAIHQSVQGKASIAANPVDYGSLEKDILALRFSLEQFNVASPATSRWLAVKLLEGDTQAREWLQEHADQAQELLAEADSRSREFAQDHGQSVQQHTGLCRYNRAKEIHDAISSAQSTRLARFTDRIDSIVCHKLLGPIILVAVIYLLYQLSIVQGYKVTNYTWPILEWIKGLVASVLPQSGFVFDPVLRSLGLWFMDSVNALLNYIPIFLILFALIAFLEDVGYMPRMAFLMDRLFKRFGLHGQSTLPMVLGGVYVGGCAVPAVMSTKGIPDDRARLATILIIPMLNCLAKVPLYILLVNAYFPGHKGLAMFFISTITLFMALPVAKILSMTVLKNRETAPFLMEMPSYHLPTVKGVLGRSLERTWLFVRKIVTIVAAVAVIVFVLLRFPGLNEQQEADYAQRAGQAVAAFQDALQGTPYAGELPDQTAVMRLLRFQDEYKQARRQVGSRQESEQINKKFEAKNPDFYTIVKRGRKPAAARQAGRAVQTLDRERMSLRREIRSQRIDASFLGQIGRALEPVTQWAGFNWRINVSLLSALAAKESLVATLGAIYQQDEDSSGSLESRMKEQEKGYTPLHALALILFMALYPPCLATLIGIKIQTLSTKWMLFSLAYQISLGIGVAVLIFSGGQALGLSGLQAMFGFYALMVLITIGMGLIPHAKRQQDDR, encoded by the coding sequence ATGAAATCCAAGCCTGCGGTGGTCGCCCTGGCCGGTCAGCCAAACTGCGGAAAGTCCACTGTGTTCAACATGCTTACCGGAGCCCGCCAGCACGTGGCCAACTATCCCGGGGTCACGGTGGAGAAAAAAACCGGCATCTTCACGGCTCACAGCCAGAGCTATGAACTCGTCGATCTTCCCGGGACCTACGCCCTGACCTCCTATTCCCTGGAAGAACGAGTGACCCGGGATTTCCTCTTTTCCCAGGAGCCGGATCTGGCAGTTGGGGTCGTGGACGCCTCCAATCTGACCAGGCATCTGGCCTTTCTGCTCCAGGTCATGGAGATGGGCCGCCCGGTTCTGGCTGTGATGAACAAAATGGACGTGGCCAGGCGGGCCAACATACAACTTGATCTTTCAGCCCTGGAAGACAAACTCCAGGTGCCGGTCATCCCCACCGTAGGTTCTTCCGGGCAGGGCAAACAGGAGCTGCAGGAGGCTATCCACCAGAGTGTGCAGGGAAAAGCATCTATTGCCGCAAACCCTGTGGACTATGGGTCCCTGGAGAAGGATATCCTGGCTCTGCGCTTCAGTCTGGAGCAGTTCAATGTCGCGTCCCCGGCTACTTCCCGCTGGCTGGCAGTCAAGCTTCTGGAGGGAGACACTCAGGCCAGGGAATGGCTGCAAGAGCATGCTGATCAGGCCCAGGAGCTCCTGGCCGAAGCCGATTCCAGGAGCCGGGAGTTTGCCCAGGACCATGGTCAGTCTGTGCAGCAGCATACTGGGCTGTGCCGCTACAACCGGGCCAAAGAAATCCACGACGCAATAAGTTCAGCCCAGAGCACCAGGCTGGCCAGGTTCACGGACCGCATCGACAGCATTGTCTGCCATAAGCTCCTGGGGCCGATCATCCTGGTGGCGGTCATCTATCTTTTGTATCAGCTGTCCATTGTCCAGGGGTACAAGGTGACCAACTATACCTGGCCCATCCTGGAATGGATCAAGGGCCTGGTAGCCTCGGTCCTGCCCCAGTCAGGATTTGTGTTTGATCCCGTGCTCCGCAGCCTGGGCCTGTGGTTCATGGACAGTGTGAATGCCCTTTTGAACTACATCCCCATCTTCCTCATCCTTTTTGCCCTGATCGCCTTTTTGGAGGATGTGGGCTACATGCCCAGAATGGCCTTTCTCATGGACCGCCTATTCAAGCGCTTCGGCCTGCACGGGCAGTCCACCCTGCCCATGGTCCTGGGCGGGGTCTATGTGGGCGGATGCGCGGTCCCGGCGGTCATGTCCACCAAGGGCATTCCGGACGACCGGGCCAGGCTGGCCACCATTTTGATCATTCCCATGCTCAACTGTCTGGCCAAGGTTCCCCTGTATATTCTGCTGGTCAATGCCTACTTCCCGGGCCACAAAGGCCTGGCCATGTTCTTTATCTCCACCATCACCCTGTTCATGGCCCTGCCGGTGGCCAAGATCCTGAGCATGACCGTGCTCAAGAACCGGGAGACCGCCCCGTTTCTGATGGAAATGCCCAGCTATCACCTGCCGACGGTCAAGGGGGTCCTGGGCCGCTCCCTGGAACGGACCTGGCTCTTTGTGCGCAAAATCGTGACCATTGTGGCTGCCGTAGCGGTCATTGTCTTTGTCCTCCTGCGCTTTCCAGGCTTAAACGAACAGCAGGAGGCAGACTATGCCCAGCGGGCCGGCCAGGCAGTAGCTGCCTTTCAAGATGCCCTGCAGGGCACGCCCTATGCCGGAGAGTTGCCGGATCAAACGGCTGTGATGCGCCTGCTCCGCTTCCAGGATGAATACAAGCAGGCCCGCAGACAGGTCGGCAGCCGGCAGGAATCAGAGCAGATCAATAAAAAATTTGAAGCCAAGAACCCGGATTTCTACACCATTGTCAAACGGGGCCGCAAACCGGCTGCAGCCAGACAGGCCGGCCGGGCCGTACAGACCCTGGACCGGGAGCGCATGAGCCTGCGCCGTGAAATCCGCTCTCAACGGATAGATGCCAGCTTTCTGGGCCAGATCGGACGGGCCCTTGAGCCGGTGACTCAGTGGGCAGGATTTAACTGGCGGATTAATGTCTCATTGCTCAGCGCCTTAGCGGCCAAGGAATCCCTGGTGGCCACCCTGGGAGCCATCTACCAGCAGGATGAGGACAGCTCAGGCAGCCTGGAATCCAGGATGAAGGAACAGGAAAAGGGCTACACCCCTTTGCACGCCCTGGCCCTGATCCTGTTCATGGCCCTGTATCCGCCCTGTCTGGCCACCTTGATCGGGATCAAGATCCAGACCCTGTCCACCAAGTGGATGCTCTTTTCCCTAGCTTATCAGATCAGCCTGGGTATCGGGGTGGCTGTTTTGATCTTTTCCGGCGGACAGGCCCTGGGCCTGAGCGGCCTGCAGGCCATGTTCGGATTCTACGCCCTGATGGTCCTGATAACCATCGGGATGGGGCTTATACCTCATGCGAAGCGTCAGCAAGATGACAGATGA
- a CDS encoding FeoA family protein, producing the protein MSTTLRHILPGNSCTITAISADGGLGQRLFDLGLLPGQKITVLRNAPLKDPVEVEVGNTLVSLRREEAAQVEVQA; encoded by the coding sequence ATGTCTACGACCTTAAGGCATATCCTGCCCGGCAACAGCTGCACCATTACCGCAATATCAGCCGACGGCGGCCTGGGACAGCGTCTTTTTGATCTCGGTCTGCTTCCAGGGCAAAAGATCACAGTCCTGCGCAATGCACCGCTGAAAGACCCGGTTGAAGTGGAGGTGGGCAACACCTTGGTCAGCCTGCGCCGGGAGGAGGCCGCTCAGGTGGAGGTCCAGGCATGA
- a CDS encoding FeoA family protein, with protein MDQVRPGQFFRIARVSEGHGLCCKLYGMGLVPGVILTVISNSGRGPVVISVQGSRIGLGRGMARHIWGCVCS; from the coding sequence TTGGATCAAGTTCGTCCCGGTCAATTTTTTCGCATCGCCCGGGTCAGCGAGGGCCATGGGCTGTGCTGCAAACTGTACGGGATGGGCCTGGTACCCGGGGTTATTCTCACAGTGATCAGCAATTCCGGCCGAGGGCCGGTAGTAATCTCTGTGCAGGGCTCGCGCATCGGACTGGGCCGGGGCATGGCCAGGCATATATGGGGCTGTGTCTGCAGCTGA
- a CDS encoding metal-dependent transcriptional regulator, with protein sequence MASDMRHSANHRPLTPVMEDYLETIYDIGQEKTFVRVKDIAGRLNVKMPTVTSMLKTLRERGLVHYGKYEYVELTSTGTEVGREMRRRHEILLQFLTHVLKIEPQVADQEACKMEHALSEETLSSLTDFMHFIQVCPRAGDKWLEYFEEYRQQGKSPDKCRARGKDFSCEFVNQIKSVSDPES encoded by the coding sequence ATGGCTTCAGATATGCGGCACTCGGCAAATCACAGGCCATTGACTCCGGTCATGGAGGACTACCTGGAGACCATCTACGACATCGGGCAGGAAAAAACTTTTGTCCGGGTCAAGGATATCGCCGGCCGGCTGAACGTGAAGATGCCCACTGTGACCAGCATGCTCAAGACCCTGCGGGAGCGGGGCCTGGTCCACTACGGCAAGTACGAGTATGTCGAGCTGACCTCGACCGGTACCGAGGTTGGACGGGAGATGCGCCGGCGACATGAAATATTGCTTCAGTTTTTGACCCATGTGCTCAAAATCGAGCCCCAGGTAGCTGACCAGGAGGCCTGCAAGATGGAGCACGCCCTGAGCGAAGAGACCTTGAGCAGCCTGACCGATTTTATGCACTTTATCCAGGTCTGTCCCCGGGCTGGAGATAAGTGGCTTGAATATTTCGAAGAGTACAGGCAGCAAGGAAAAAGTCCGGACAAATGCCGAGCCAGAGGCAAGGACTTCTCCTGTGAGTTTGTCAATCAAATCAAATCCGTGTCCGACCCAGAGTCCTAG
- a CDS encoding LysE family translocator: MFDQSILLVFIPTFFGVSFLPGLCMTMAMTMGMSVGLRRSFYMMWGELFGVGLVATSAVLGISALMLNFPLVFTIFKLAGGGYLLFLGISMWRDQGSVDLDQSLHKMSATSRKTLMVQGFVTAISNPKGWAFMVSLLPPFINSSQPLVPQLSILLFLILLIEFVCLVIYASSGKTLRIFLEKSGYLCVMNKITGTLLVGLGIWLALE, from the coding sequence ATGTTTGACCAATCCATATTGTTGGTGTTCATTCCTACCTTTTTTGGGGTCTCGTTCCTGCCTGGACTGTGTATGACCATGGCTATGACCATGGGTATGTCCGTGGGGCTTCGCCGTTCCTTTTATATGATGTGGGGTGAGCTTTTCGGCGTCGGCCTGGTGGCAACCTCGGCCGTACTGGGCATCTCCGCCTTAATGCTCAACTTCCCCCTGGTGTTTACCATATTCAAGCTGGCCGGTGGCGGCTACCTTCTCTTCCTGGGCATTTCGATGTGGAGGGACCAGGGCAGCGTGGATCTGGATCAGAGTCTGCACAAGATGAGTGCTACCTCCAGAAAGACCCTGATGGTTCAAGGCTTTGTTACCGCAATAAGCAATCCCAAGGGGTGGGCCTTCATGGTCTCGCTGCTTCCACCCTTTATCAATTCATCCCAGCCCCTTGTCCCGCAATTGAGCATCCTGCTTTTTCTTATCCTGCTCATCGAGTTTGTTTGCCTGGTAATCTATGCCAGCAGCGGAAAAACCCTGAGGATTTTTTTGGAAAAGAGCGGCTATTTGTGCGTAATGAACAAGATAACAGGAACTTTGCTGGTGGGGCTGGGCATTTGGCTGGCCCTGGAATAA
- a CDS encoding AIR synthase family protein: MDELQTGKIDSAVLDRLISKYTHPHPRIVLGPGIGEDAAVIDMGDRCLIAKTDPITHVTGEIGYYAVHINANDIAATGGTPVWFLATILMPEQTRSDELEQVFAQISTSCKNLGVTFCGGHTEVTSGVNNPIVVGQMLGEVDKSRLKPTSGAKPGDDLIMTKWAAIEATSIMAIDCGAELTKRFSEDMIARARRYLYDPGISVIQDSRIVAGYPQVHALHDPTEGGIATGIHEMAYASKSGVEVWYDQIPISEETAALCGFYEIDPLGTFASGALLIASDPSVSDEVIDQLRAGGINAARIGRFTDPEAGIYMVKNGSREPLPHYNQDEISKIFG; the protein is encoded by the coding sequence ATGGATGAACTCCAAACAGGTAAGATTGATTCTGCTGTCCTTGATCGGCTCATTTCCAAGTACACACATCCTCACCCCCGAATCGTGCTGGGGCCTGGCATTGGCGAGGATGCCGCAGTCATCGACATGGGCGATCGCTGTCTGATCGCCAAGACAGATCCGATCACCCATGTGACGGGTGAGATCGGTTATTATGCTGTGCATATAAATGCCAATGATATCGCAGCCACAGGGGGAACCCCGGTCTGGTTTCTGGCCACGATCCTCATGCCTGAGCAGACCAGGAGCGATGAGCTTGAGCAGGTTTTTGCCCAGATTTCCACCAGCTGCAAAAACCTGGGAGTCACCTTTTGCGGCGGGCATACTGAGGTGACCAGCGGGGTGAACAACCCCATCGTCGTCGGGCAGATGCTGGGGGAAGTGGACAAATCCAGGCTGAAACCGACATCCGGGGCGAAACCCGGCGACGATCTGATCATGACCAAATGGGCGGCGATAGAGGCCACATCGATTATGGCCATTGATTGCGGTGCAGAACTCACAAAGCGTTTTTCAGAGGATATGATTGCCCGGGCCCGCAGGTACCTATACGACCCGGGCATCAGCGTGATTCAGGATTCCCGAATCGTCGCCGGGTATCCGCAGGTCCATGCCCTGCACGATCCAACCGAGGGCGGCATCGCCACCGGAATTCATGAGATGGCTTATGCCAGCAAATCAGGTGTTGAAGTCTGGTACGATCAGATCCCGATCAGTGAGGAGACGGCCGCCTTGTGCGGGTTCTACGAAATCGACCCCCTGGGCACCTTTGCTTCCGGAGCCCTTTTGATCGCTTCAGATCCTTCGGTATCCGATGAAGTCATTGACCAATTGCGAGCCGGCGGGATCAATGCCGCCCGGATCGGCAGGTTTACAGATCCTGAGGCGGGTATATACATGGTCAAAAACGGCAGCCGTGAGCCCCTGCCGCATTATAATCAGGACGAGATATCCAAAATATTCGGATAG
- a CDS encoding 4Fe-4S binding protein produces the protein MNLQAKKSFAMVDYETCNPEQCDPEKGVCAAAKACTYKVMKQIDGPFEPPMVFQDMCMGCWECIEACPLGAVSIRETT, from the coding sequence ATGAATCTGCAAGCCAAGAAGTCTTTTGCCATGGTGGATTATGAAACATGCAACCCGGAACAGTGCGATCCGGAGAAGGGGGTATGCGCGGCGGCCAAGGCCTGCACCTACAAGGTCATGAAACAGATCGACGGGCCGTTTGAGCCGCCCATGGTCTTTCAGGACATGTGCATGGGCTGCTGGGAGTGCATCGAGGCCTGCCCGCTGGGGGCGGTTTCTATTCGGGAGACGACGTGA
- a CDS encoding P-II family nitrogen regulator: protein MNRDTFDLIVTIVNKNMSADILQASKEAGAEGGTIVYGRGTGIHENKTLFGIPIEPEKELILTIVPQDITNQVQEAIIRAGELDQPGAGILFVLELKNVAGICHLCMEESEQSLQGSSDE, encoded by the coding sequence ATGAATAGGGATACGTTCGACCTCATCGTCACTATTGTGAATAAGAATATGTCCGCGGATATCCTGCAGGCCTCCAAAGAGGCGGGAGCGGAAGGGGGGACTATTGTCTACGGCCGGGGAACAGGGATACATGAGAACAAGACCCTGTTCGGCATCCCCATTGAGCCGGAAAAGGAGCTCATCCTGACCATCGTGCCTCAGGATATAACCAACCAGGTCCAGGAGGCCATCATCCGGGCCGGAGAGCTGGATCAACCCGGAGCCGGCATCCTCTTTGTCCTGGAGCTGAAAAATGTAGCCGGAATCTGCCATCTCTGCATGGAGGAGTCAGAGCAGTCCCTGCAAGGCTCCTCAGATGAGTAA
- a CDS encoding DUF1538 domain-containing protein, which yields MTDLKRELLDVVQAVLPIAGVVLLLQIFLISMPWTGFARFGLGVVLVTAGLLLFLQGVKIGLLPMGEAVGAELPKRGSLPFLLVSAFILGLTVTMAEPDVWVLSGYVDTASGGAVSKYALVVCVALGVAIFVSLAMLRIVLNVPIAYILAAGYCLILVLSFFTPADFVPVSFDAGVVTTGPMTVTFVMAIALGLADALEGRSAVQDGFGLIALVALAPILSVMSVGLLLTTQSKRKGTRNE from the coding sequence ATGACTGATTTGAAGAGAGAGCTACTGGACGTTGTGCAGGCCGTGCTGCCCATTGCCGGGGTGGTTCTTCTGCTGCAGATCTTTCTTATCTCCATGCCCTGGACAGGGTTTGCCCGCTTTGGTCTGGGTGTCGTCCTGGTCACGGCCGGGCTGCTGCTCTTCCTGCAAGGGGTGAAAATCGGGCTTCTGCCCATGGGCGAGGCCGTTGGTGCGGAACTCCCCAAGCGGGGCTCTCTGCCCTTTCTGCTCGTTTCTGCCTTTATCCTGGGCCTGACAGTGACCATGGCCGAGCCCGATGTCTGGGTCCTGTCCGGTTATGTGGATACAGCATCCGGTGGAGCTGTCTCCAAGTATGCCCTTGTTGTCTGCGTGGCTCTGGGCGTGGCCATCTTCGTCTCCCTGGCCATGCTGCGCATAGTCCTCAATGTGCCCATTGCTTATATCCTGGCCGCCGGATACTGCCTGATCCTGGTTCTGTCCTTTTTCACTCCTGCGGACTTTGTTCCCGTGTCTTTTGACGCCGGAGTGGTGACCACCGGCCCCATGACGGTCACCTTTGTCATGGCCATTGCCCTGGGCCTGGCCGATGCCCTGGAGGGCAGAAGTGCGGTCCAGGACGGATTCGGGCTCATCGCCCTGGTGGCCCTGGCCCCCATCCTCTCGGTCATGAGTGTGGGACTACTCCTAACCACACAGTCCAAACGAAAAGGAACCCGCAATGAATAG
- a CDS encoding monovalent cation:proton antiporter family protein yields MEIPILKEVVIIFGLSIGVIILCHRLRIPPIIGFLLTGLLAGPHGLGLVQATHEVEMVAEIGVILLLFVIGLEMSFDELLRLRKPVFLGGGAQVLLTIIIFDALALFWGASPAQAVFFGFLAALSSTAIVLKMLNERAELNAPHGRVSLGILIFQDIIVVPMMLLVPLLAGQAGNLSQTLLILAGKALLIAGSLYILAKKVLPWVLYCVVRTKSRELFLMTTLGLCFSIALLTSKFGLSLSLGAFLAGLLISESEYSLNALEGILPFRDVFTSLFFISIGMLLNVGFFLDHILIVAAISGLVILVKSVIATGAGLVIGYPLRVAAQSGLGLGQVGEFSFVLAGVGLSAGLIAGEEYQLFLAASILTMALTPLLIAFAPRVAALLPWGAGPLLPDGQREPGELEDHLIIVGFGIGGRHLARAAKMANVRYVVVEMNPDTVRQEKAKGEPIFYGDAAHNAVLEHAGVRKARILALVIADPAAIRHITDTAHRVNPGLHIVARTRFVSEIEPLRELGAREVIPEEFETSVEIFNRVLSAYLVPRRDIERFTAEVRAEGYGLLRRVESQWDPSCDMSGVCSGFDVVAMKLDPGSFLDGKSLEQAELRKVHGLNVVAVQRHGQMIANPEAGFQLQAEDVVYMFAEQVQVVNKWHLFSGT; encoded by the coding sequence ATGGAAATTCCCATTCTTAAAGAAGTGGTCATTATCTTCGGCCTGTCCATCGGGGTGATCATTCTCTGTCATCGGCTGCGTATTCCGCCGATTATCGGTTTTCTGCTCACCGGCCTTCTGGCCGGGCCGCATGGTCTGGGTTTGGTCCAGGCCACCCACGAGGTGGAGATGGTGGCCGAGATCGGGGTTATTCTCCTTTTGTTTGTCATCGGTCTGGAGATGTCCTTTGACGAGCTGTTGCGCCTGCGCAAGCCGGTTTTTTTAGGCGGCGGGGCCCAGGTCCTGCTGACCATCATTATTTTCGATGCCTTGGCATTGTTTTGGGGTGCATCTCCGGCGCAGGCAGTATTTTTCGGATTTTTGGCCGCCCTGTCCAGCACGGCCATAGTCCTTAAGATGCTCAATGAGCGGGCTGAGCTCAATGCCCCGCACGGACGGGTCAGCCTGGGCATACTCATATTTCAGGACATTATTGTGGTCCCTATGATGCTCCTGGTCCCTTTGCTGGCCGGTCAAGCCGGAAATTTGAGCCAGACGCTGCTTATTTTGGCCGGGAAGGCCCTGCTTATTGCCGGCTCCTTGTACATACTGGCCAAAAAGGTTCTGCCCTGGGTCCTGTACTGCGTGGTTCGGACCAAGAGCAGAGAACTGTTTTTGATGACCACTCTGGGGTTGTGCTTTTCCATCGCCCTTTTGACCTCCAAGTTCGGCCTGTCTCTCTCCTTGGGGGCATTTCTGGCCGGTCTGCTCATTTCCGAATCAGAATACAGCTTGAATGCCCTGGAGGGCATTCTTCCTTTCCGGGACGTGTTCACCAGTCTGTTCTTCATCTCCATAGGCATGCTTTTAAATGTCGGCTTCTTCCTGGACCATATTCTCATCGTGGCCGCGATTTCAGGACTGGTTATCCTGGTCAAAAGTGTGATTGCGACCGGGGCCGGACTGGTTATCGGTTACCCCCTGCGGGTTGCCGCCCAGAGCGGCCTGGGGCTGGGACAGGTCGGTGAATTTTCTTTTGTCCTGGCCGGTGTGGGCTTGAGCGCTGGGCTTATTGCCGGAGAGGAGTACCAGCTCTTTCTGGCCGCCTCGATTCTGACCATGGCCCTGACCCCGCTCCTTATCGCCTTTGCTCCCAGGGTTGCCGCCCTTCTCCCCTGGGGCGCGGGGCCACTTTTGCCCGACGGCCAGAGAGAACCGGGCGAGTTGGAAGATCATTTGATTATTGTCGGTTTCGGAATCGGGGGCCGGCATCTGGCTCGTGCGGCGAAGATGGCCAATGTGCGCTATGTGGTTGTGGAGATGAATCCGGATACCGTGCGCCAGGAAAAGGCCAAGGGGGAACCCATATTCTACGGGGATGCGGCCCACAACGCCGTCCTGGAGCATGCCGGAGTGCGCAAGGCCCGGATCCTGGCCCTGGTCATCGCCGATCCGGCCGCCATCCGGCACATCACTGACACGGCACACAGGGTCAATCCCGGGCTGCACATTGTCGCCAGAACCCGTTTTGTGAGCGAGATTGAGCCCTTGCGCGAGCTGGGAGCCAGAGAGGTCATCCCAGAAGAGTTCGAGACCTCGGTGGAGATCTTCAACCGGGTTTTAAGCGCCTACCTGGTTCCCCGCCGGGATATCGAACGGTTCACAGCCGAGGTCCGGGCCGAGGGATACGGCCTGTTGCGCCGGGTTGAGAGTCAGTGGGATCCTAGTTGTGATATGAGCGGGGTGTGCTCCGGGTTCGATGTGGTGGCCATGAAGCTGGATCCCGGATCCTTCCTGGACGGAAAGAGCCTGGAACAAGCAGAGCTGCGCAAGGTGCACGGGCTCAACGTCGTCGCCGTCCAGCGGCACGGACAGATGATCGCCAATCCGGAGGCAGGATTTCAGCTTCAGGCCGAGGATGTGGTGTATATGTTTGCCGAGCAGGTCCAGGTGGTGAATAAATGGCACCTTTTTTCTGGGACATAA